Proteins found in one Miscanthus floridulus cultivar M001 chromosome 4, ASM1932011v1, whole genome shotgun sequence genomic segment:
- the LOC136548084 gene encoding cellulose synthase-like protein H1 yields MNVLTRVSGVVTNSPIMLNVDCDMFANNPQVALHAMCLLLGFDDDVHSGFVQAPQKFYGALNDDPFGNQMQVLFEKIGYGVAGLQGLFYCGTGCFHRRKVMYSVPPDSATTASTKDSPSYKELQNKFGGSNELIESARSIISGDMFKSPTTVVADLTNRVEAAKQVSACSYETGTSWGQEVGWVYGSMTEDVLTGQRIHAAGWRSAILNPDPPAFLGGAPTDGPASLTQYKRWATGLLEILLSRHNPVLLSAFKLLDFRQCVAYLVIDVWPVRAPFELCYALIGYDTTMDPGFLDPSRKTPATGVEIRRDCRFPN; encoded by the exons ATGAACGTCCTG ACGAGGGTGTCCGGCGTGGTGAccaactctcccatcatgctaAACGTGGACTGCGACATGTTTGCCAACAACCCGCAGGTCGCCCTCCACGCCATGTGCCTCCTCCTGGGCTTCGACGACGACGTCCACAGCGGCTTCGTTCAGGCGCCGCAGAAGTTCTATGGCGCCCTCAACGACGATCCTTTTGGCAACCAGATGCAGGTTCTGTTCGAG AAAATTGGATACGGAGTTGCCGGACTTCAAGGCCTATTTTACTGTGGGACGGGTTGCTTTCACCGTAGGAAAGTCATGTACAGCGTGCCACCAgactccgccaccaccgccagcACGAAAG ATTCACCATCTTACAAGGAGCTACAGAACAAGTTTGGCGGATCGAATGAACTGATCGAGTCGGCGAGGAGCATCATTTCCGGCGACATGTTCAAATCGCCAACGACTGTGGTGGCAGATCTGACGAATCGTGTCGAAGCAGCGAAACAAGTTTCTGCCTGCAGCTACGAGACTGGCACAAGCTGGGGTCAGGAG GTTGGCTGGGTCTATGGGTCAATGACCGAGGACGTCCTGACGGGTCAGCGCATCCACGCCGCCGGCTGGAGGTCGGCGATCCTGAACCCCGACCCGCCGGCGTTCCTTGGTGGCGCGCCCACCGACGGGCCGGCCAGCCTCACCCAGTACAAGAGATGGGCGACGGGCTTGCTGGAGATACTCCTCAGCCGCCATAACCCGGTCCTCCTCTCCGCGTTCAAGCTCCTCGATTTCAGGCAGTGCGTCGCCTACCTAGTCATCGACGTGTGGCCCGTCAGGGCACCCTTTGAGCTGTGCTATGCATT gatcggctaCGACacgaccatggaccccggcttcctcgacccctcgcgcaagacgccggccaccggcgtcgagatacgccgggactgccggttcccgaactag